The following coding sequences lie in one Monomorium pharaonis isolate MP-MQ-018 chromosome 1, ASM1337386v2, whole genome shotgun sequence genomic window:
- the LOC105839825 gene encoding uncharacterized protein LOC105839825 codes for MKRGARCVVQTINLSNPKTCTRPKVERLISADVDSSCDPNRAGDYWTPRPVAVRACSWRDARRKCSPKVREGYRDFQGFNYSSGIANTPDMHYANNQTCHETSTVGVHCYSDGSLMEEGSPSPRSWRLIIYASSLFMQFHGPPQKKASSLPLSTGEKLYRVVAFFVKGAIVTGLIYWTYTEGLWGDSTETEDLYYRMASVIFPDRPV; via the exons ATGAAGAGAGGGGCGAGGTGCGTCGTACAGACCATCAATCTGTCCAATCCGAAAACATGCACGAGACCGAAGGTTGAGAGACTCATTAGCGCGGATGTGGATTCCTCCTGCGATCCTAATCGCGCAGGCGATTACTGGACCCCTCGACCGGTGGCAGTTAGAGCTTGCTCGTGGAGGGACGCGCGGAGGAAGTGCTCGCCAAAGGTGAGGGAGGGTTATCGTGATTTTCAAGGGTTTAATTATAGTTCCGGAATCGCAAATACACCCGATATGCATTATGCAAATAATCAAACGTGTCATGAAAC CTCGACAGTCGGTGTACACTGCTATAGCGATGGGTCTCTAATGGAGGAGGGCAGTCCGAGTCCCCGTAGCT GGCGCTTAATTATTTACGCGTCGTCTTTATTCATGCAGTTCCATGGACCCCCTCAAAAGAAGGCGTCTTCCTTGCCGCTCTCGACCGGCGAAAAACTTTACAGAGTCGTGGCATTTTTCGTAAAAGGCGCTATCGTTACCGGCCTCATCTACTGGACCTATACGGAAGGTCTCTGGGGCGACAGCACCGAAACGGAGGACCTGTACTACAGAATGGCGAGCGTGATTTTTCCCGATCGGCcggtataa